A DNA window from Camelina sativa cultivar DH55 chromosome 13, Cs, whole genome shotgun sequence contains the following coding sequences:
- the LOC104735920 gene encoding probable serine/threonine-protein phosphatase 2A regulatory subunit B'' subunit TON2, with the protein MYSGSSDGESHDTSTQRKIPPASSMLWVRNLRRYIGSGAGLGSEALMELETKRILLEIFKEKQQKSQEAGTIPSFYKKKPENGSISQRVQRLAKYRFLKKQSDLLLNADDLAAMWVCLRENCVIDDATGAEKMNYEDFCHISSVCTEQIGPKCRRFFSPSNFMKFEKDEAGRIAILPFYLYVMRTVSLTQARIDMSELDDDSDGFLQSDEMESYIGGLIPNLAQLRDMPPAFNQMYCRIAAQKFFFFCDPHRRGRACIKKILLSNCLQELMELHQESEEEVTDTEQAENWFSLTSAQRICDMFLALDKDMSGSLSKQELKEYADGTLTEIFIERVFDEHVRRGKSGAGNSREMDFDSFLDFVLALENKDTPEGLTYLFRCLDLQGRGFLTTADIHSLFRDVHQKWIEGGNYELCIEDVRDEIWDMVKPSDPLKITLGDLLGCKQGGTVASMLIDVRGFWAHDNRENLLQEEEEPPEEESQ; encoded by the exons ATGTATAGCGGATCTAGCGATGGTGAGAGTCACGATACATCGACGCAGAGGAAGATCCCTCCGGCGTCATCGATGCTTTGGGTTAGAAATCTAAGACGGTATATTGGTTCCGGCGCTGGATTAGGATCCGAAGCTCTAATGG AGCTTGAGACGAAGAGAATCTTGCTCGAGATATTCAAAGAGAAGCAACAGAAAAGCCAAGAAGCAGGTACCATACCGAGTTTCTACAAGAAG AAACCAGAAAATGGATCTATTAGTCAAAGGGTACAGAGGCTTGCCAAATACCGCTTCTTGAAG AAACAATCGGATCTTTTGTTAAATGCCGATGATTTGGCGGCTATGTGGGTTTGTTTGAGAGAAAATTGTGTGATTGATGATGCCACTGGTGCTGAAAAG ATGAACTACGAAGACTTCTGTCATATTTCCTCTGTATGTACAGAACAAATCGGTCCCAAATGTCGCCGGTTTTTTAGCCCATCCAATTTCATGAAGTTTGAGAAGGACGAGGCTGGAAGGATCGCCATTTTACCATTTTATCTTTATGTGATGCGCACG GTGTCACTTACACAAGCTAGGATTGATATGAGTGAGCTTGACGATGACTCTGATGGTTTCCTTCAATCTGAT GAAATGGAGTCCTACATTGGTGGTCTAATCCCTAATCTGGCACAATTGAGGGACATGCCTCCAGCCTTTAATCAAATGTATTGTCGCATAGCTGCACaaaagtttttcttcttctgtgatCCCCACAGGCGAG GAAGAGCCTGTATTAAGAAGATACTGCTTAGTAACTGTCTGCAGGAACTAATGGAATTGCATCAg GAAAGCGAGGAGGAGGTCACAGACACTGAACAAGCAGAAAATTGGTTCTCTTTGACTTCAGCTCAACGCATATGTG ATATGTTTCTCGCACTTGATAAAGATATGAGTGGATCGCTGAGCAAACAAGAACTCAAGGAATATGCTGATGGGACCCTAACTGAGATTTTCATCGAAAGAG TGTTCGATGAGCATGTCCGGCGTGGTAAAAGCGGTGCAGGCAATTCCCGGGAAATGGACTTTGACAGTTTCCttgattttgttcttgcttTGGAGAATAAAGACACTCCAGAGGGCTTAACATATTTATTCCGTTGTCTTGATCTCCAAGGGAGAGGCTTTCTCACTACTGCTGATATTCACTCTCTCTTCAG AGATGTTCACCAGAAATGGATAGAAGGCGGTAACTATGAATTGTGCATAGAGGATGTCCGGGACGAGATCTGGGACATGGTGAAGCCATCTGACCCGTTAAAGATCACGCTGGGTGATCTTTTGGGATGTAAACAAGGTGGAACCGTTGCGAGCATGCTTATAGATGTGCGAGGCTTCTGGGCTCATGACAACCGTGAGAACCttcttcaagaagaagaagaaccacctGAGGAAGAGTCTCAGTGA